A portion of the Malania oleifera isolate guangnan ecotype guangnan chromosome 3, ASM2987363v1, whole genome shotgun sequence genome contains these proteins:
- the LOC131150402 gene encoding uncharacterized protein LOC131150402 — protein sequence MAEQLESRVLGIEQGQEELSNQIKKILDLLLNKGKTVQDQDHEEENDPIHPPGFTPIQGQSSGPPPFTSEKPPHGTPPFIPAVTGIGMPSSAVAGVGTSKTATEYRCDELEERLRAIEGTRTTSTARPSDYCLVPNVVIPPKFKMPDFEKFDGTTCPHTHLRMYCQSMAAYTDNEKLMMHCFQSSLTGTAARWYVQQNKAQIRTWGDLADAFEAQYRHILEMAPDRMFLSEMEKKPTETFREYAHRWRDAATQVDPPVNDREAISMFVGTLKDPYRSHLVGSTPHNFMDIVSAGARVEADVKAGRIKTGTTDNGPSKKWVKGKKEEETQMIQGPMRSLRQRSRSQQPRGNFYMEPVVNQTLHMGPRPQFVAPALVPTQPNIPTRPSQQTHTRNTPKSFRRLEPIPMSYADLFPQLLEQRMISTIPGIPLTNPPPHWYNPEVRCAYHANSPGHPIDQCWAFKHKVQDLKDAGWLSFDAKPVGIQENPLPDHGKDNVGMIEEQDGEKFERRWEQMTLDWVYSELTTAGLAGLKAICPKGAPCTCQNTMKRSVQQCETFRIFLSSLIDSKRVEVSRVQKTNEVSVIGESDHPQFTNRPFIPIMGKTPRVPEAPVRVVISAPRPFAYHSDQAVPWRYNCEVRTEGETSSAAEARGITRSGRVYTPKVLEKVQPSQEQNRNLKKPVQSQEAEEFLKIIKHSEYNIIDQLKKMPAHISVLSLLLSSEAHREALLKALNQAYIPQDISIDNFNHVIGGLTATNYITFADEEIPVEGQGHNQALHVSAKCRDHMIARVLIDNGSSLNVMPMTTLQKLPVDPSYIRQNNLTVRAFDGTRRESVGSIEIPMQIGPVTFDITFQVMAITPSYSCLLGRPWIHNTGAVPSSLHQRVKFVVDGKLVCVYGETDVMITKPTSTPYVEVTEEALEDSFRAFEIINVTTIVEGSPIPHPQIPAAVHMMASEMIRQGYHPEKGLGKYLQGIRKPLMLKEVKDRYGLGYIPTVADRRKKAEEKKMRRVERITGETSSKEGLYVPSISQTFVKSSQSNLEAELRQLSISVLDAEVPSNTSTEWIHHLQPGVQLQNWSSFDLPDIIISDPTVMINLGTEEEPKQVKIGALLKGEEKDKMIELLREYRDVFAWSYQDMLGLDTDLVTHKIPLHPDSKPVKQKLRRMRPEMLLKIKEEVQKQLEAGFLEVAQYPEWMANVVPIIKKNGKVRVCVDYRDLNKASPKDNFPLPHIDVLVDNTAGHALFSFMDGFSGYNQIRMAPEDKEKTTFITLWGTFCYKVMPFGLKNAGATYQRAMVTLFHDLMHKEVEVYVDDMIVKSRNEKDHALNLEKLFERLRKCQLKLNPEKCTFGATSGKLLGFIVSEKGIEVDPDKVKAIREMPSPKSEKEVRSFLGRLNYIARFISQLTTTCEPIFKLLRKNNPEKWNKECQVAFEKIKEYLLNPPVLVPPVPGRPLILYLAISGNSMGCVLGQHDETGRKERAIYYLSKKFTDYESKYSDLEKTCCALVWTVSRLRQYTLYYSTWLISKMDPIKYVFEKPVVTGRVARWQMLLTEYDISYVTRKAIKGSVIAEYLAERAVEDYQPMEFEFPDQNINSLTQEEEDFEEWRMLFDGAVNVWGRGIGAVLISPDGKHYPVVAKLIFLCTNNIAEYEACILGLQTALDRGVKRLIVRGDSALVIHQLTGEWETRDSKLVPYREYIQKIIERFDSISFSHTPRENNVMSDALATLAALFKVEEGVKIEAIHIRVQPEPAYCTVIEEADGKPWFYDIKTYIQKNEYPEGASNNDRRTIRRLAMGFFLDGEVLYKRNHDMTLLRCVEAQEAQQVTREVHEGVCGTHAGGHSLARKILRSGYYWMTMERDCIDYARKCHKCQVYGDRIQVPPAPLHVLSAPWPFSAWGMDVIGPISPKASNGHRFIFVAIDYFTKWVEAASYSSITQNVVSRFVKRELICRYGVPERIITDNAKNLNNAVMTKLCNQFKVKHHNSTPYRPQMNGAVEAANKNIKNILEKMTETYRDWHDKLPFALMAYRTTTRTSTGATPFSLVYGMEAVVPVEVEIPSLRVLKEVELAEAEWVQSRYDQLNLIEEKRMAAMAHGQLYQRRMMRAFNRKVRPRQFQEGDLVLKKILPIHTDPRGKWTPNYEGPYVVKKAFSGGALLLANMDGTDLLHPVNSDAVKKYYA from the exons ATGGCAGAACAGTTAGAGAGCCGTGTTCTGGGGATCGAGCAGGGGCAGGAAGAGCTGAGTAATCAAATAAAGAAGATATTGGACCTATTGCTGAACAAAGGGAAGACAGTTCAAGATCAGGatcatgaagaagaaaatgacccTATCCACCCGCCCGGTTTTACTCCAATTCAGGGGCAATCTTCTGGTCCGCCCCCATTCACCTCAGAGAAACCGCCGCATGGCACGCCACCTTTTATCCCAGCAGTGACAGGAATAGGGATGCCCTCATCAGCGGTTGCGGGTGTAGGGACAAGCAAGACTGCGACGGAATACCGTTGTGACGAATTGGAAGAACGGCTAAGGGCCATAGAGGGGACTCGGACCACCAGTACCGCCAGACCCTCAGATTACTGCCTAGTCCCTAATGTAGTCATTCCTCCAAAGTTTAAGATGCCAGACTTCGAGAAGTTTGACGGGACCACATGCCCTCATACCCACCTCCGGATGTATTGTCAGTCGATGGCCGCCTATACCGATAATGAgaagttgatgatgcattgcttccaAAGCAGTCTTACCGGGACAGCGGCTAGATGGTATGTCCAACAGAATAAGGCCCAGATCCGCACGTGGGGTGACTTGGCCGATGCCTTTGAAGCGCAATATCGTCATATCTTGGAAATGGCTCCAGACAGGATGTTTCTTTCGGAAATGGAAAAAAAGCCAACAGAAACTTTCAGGGAGTATGCACACCGTTGGAGAGACGCGGCCACTCAAGTGGACCCTCCGGTCAACGACCGTGAGGCAATATCGATGTTCGTAGGGACGTTAAAAGATCCCTACCGTTCACATCTAGTAGGGTCCACTCCTCataacttcatggacattgtgtCGGCAGGGGCCAGAGTGGAAGCCGACGTCAAAGCTGGACGGATAAAGACTGGCACTACCGATAATGGCCCAAGTAAGAAGTGGGTCAAAggtaaaaaggaagaagagacccAAATGATACAGGGACCTATGAGAAGCCTAAGACAGAGAAGCCGAAGTCAACAACCTCGGGGAAATTTCTACATGGAACCAGTAGTAAACCAAACACTGCATATGGGCCCCAGACCCCAGTTTGTGGCCCCCGCGCTTGTGCCAACCCAGCCGAACATACCAACTCGCCCGAGCCAGCAAACACACACGAGGAATACACCCAAGAGTTTTCGGAGATTGGAACCGATTCCCATGTCATACGCAGACTTATTCCCCCAGCTTTTAGAACAAAGGATGATATCTACTATCCCCGGGATTCCTCTCACAAATCCTCCCCCACACTGGTATAATCCCGAGGTCCGATGCGCGTACCATGCCAATTCTCCAGGGCACCCTATTGACCAATGTTGGGCCTTCAAACACAAGGTGCAAGATTTGAAGGATGCGGGTTGGTTGTCATTCGATGCGAAGCCGGTTGGTATTCAAGAGAATCCTTTGCCTGACCATGGGAAGGACAATGTCGGAATGATCGAGGAACAAGATGGGGAAAAATTTGAAAGAAGATGGGAGCAAATGACGCTAGACTGGGTGTATAGTGAACTGACAACGGCAGGCCTAGCAGGGTTAAAGGCTATTTGCCCTAAAGGCGCCCCATGCACATGCCAGAATACTATGAAAAGATCAGTACAACAATGTGAGACTTTCCGGATTTTTCTAAGTAGCTTGATTGACAGCAAACGAGTGGAAGTTAGCCGCGTTCAGAAAACAAATGAAGTTTCAGTCATAGGGGAATCTGACCATCCCCAATTCACCAATAGACCATTTATCCCCATCATGGGAAAAACCCCACGAGTCCCAGAGGCCCCAGTTCGGGTAGTGATCTCAGCCCCTCGCCCTTTCGCATACCACAGTGACCAGGCAGTGCCATGGAGATACAATTGTGAAGTACGCACCGAAGGAGAAACTAGCAGTGCTGCTGAAGCAAGAGGGATAACCAGAAGTGGAAGGGTTTATACGCCGAAGGTCTTGGAGAAGGTGCAACCTAGCCAAGAACAGAATAGGAACCTGAAGAAGCCAGTTCAATCTCAGGAAGCCGAAGAATTCTTGAAGATTATTAAACACAGTGAATACAACATTATTGATCAACTGAAGAAGATGCCAGCCCATATCTCTGTTTTATCACTGTTGTTGAGCTCGGAAGCCCATCGGGAAGCCCTATTAAAGGCTCTTAATCAGGCCTATATTCCCCAAGACATCAGCATCGATAATTTTAACCATGTGATTGGTGGTCTTACGGCTACCAACTACATTACATTCGCTGATGAGGAGATCCCCGTGGAAGGACAAGGGCACAATCAGGCGTTGCATGTTTCCGCTAAATGTCGAGATCACATGATTGCACGAGTGTTGATCGATAATGGGTCATCTTTGAATGTCATGCCCATGACGACCCTACAAAAACTGCCTGTTGACCCGTCCTACATAAGGCAAAACAATTTGACTGTGCGGGCTTTCGATGGCACCCGCAGGGAATCGGTGGGATCTATTGAAATTCCTATGCAAATTGGACCAGTCACCTTCGACATTACATTCCAAGTCATGGCCATAACCCCGTCTTATAGCTGCTTGTTGGGGAGGCCGTGGATACATAACACCGGGGCAGTTCCGTCTTCTCTGCACCAACGGGTCAAATTTGTAGTAGATGGGAAACTGGTTTGTGTATATGGTGAAACCGATGTTATGATAACAAAGCCCACTTCCACTCCTTATGTGGAAGTCACGGAGGAGGCATTGGAGGACTCATTCCGAGCCTTTGAGATCATAAATGTCACAACTATAGTAGAAGGATCTCCAATCCCACACCCTCAGATCCCCGCCGCAGTGCATATGATGGCGTCCGAAATGATTAGACAGGGGTACCATCCAGAAAAAGGGCTCGGAAAATACCTACAGGGGATCCGAAAACCGTTAATGCTTAAGGAAGTCAAAGACAGATATGGCCTTGGCTACATACCTACGGTGGCAGACCGAAGGAAGAAAGCTGAAGAGAAGAAGATGCGGAGGGTGGAAAGAATCACTggtgaaacaagctccaaggaaGGACTGTACGTCCCGTCCATCAGCCAAACCTTCGTAAAAAGCAGTCAATCCAACCTGGAGGCAGAATTGCGGCAATTAAGTATATCAGTATTGGATGCTGAAGTCCCGTCGAACACTTCTACAGAGTGGATCCATCATCTCCAACCAGGAGTACAGCTTCAGAACTGGAGTTCTTTTGATTTACCAGATATCATCAT TAGCGATCCCACCGTCATGATTAATCTTGGAACTGAGGAAGAGCCCAAGCAGGTGAAAATCGGAGCACTACTAAAGGGTGAAGAAAAAGACAAAATGATTGAATTACTAAGGGAATACCGAGACGTGTTTGCCTGGTCGTACCAAGACATGCTAGGTTTAGATACGGATTTAGTAACCCACAAGATCCCACTTCACCCAGATTCAAAGCCAGTAAAGCAGAAACTGAGGAGAATGCGGCCGGAGATGTTACTCAAGATAAAGGAGGAGGTACAGAAACAGCTTGAGGCAGGATTCTTGGAGGTAGCCCAGTACCCTGAATGGATGGCCAACGTTGTCCCAATAATCAAGAAGAATGGTAAAGTACGAGTTTGTGTCGACTACCGGGATCTAAATAAAGCAAGCCCTAAGGACAACTTCCCTCTCCcacacattgatgtgttggtggaCAATACTGCAgggcatgctttattttcattcatggatggattCTCCGGATACAACCAGATTAGGATGGCACCTGAGGACAAGGAAAAAACGACTTTCATCACATTATGGGGGACTTTCTGCTATaaagtcatgccatttggactaaAAAATGCCGGAGCCACTTACCAGAGGGCTATGGTAACCCTTTTTCATGACTTAATGCACAAGGAGGTTGAGGTTTATGTCGACGACATGATCGTTAAGTCGCGAAATGAGAAAGACCATGCGTtaaacttggaaaaattgttCGAGAGGCTCCGGAAGTGCCAATTGAAGTTAAATCCCGAAAAATGTACTTTCGGTGCTACGTCCGGGAAGCTATTGGGGTTTATAGTAAGTGAGAAAGGGATTGAGGTAGATCCTGACAAGGTCAAAGCCATTCGAGAGATGCCTAGCCCAAAGTCTGAAAAGGAAGTGCGAAGTTTCTTAGGTAGGCTCAACTACATTGCTCGGTTCATATCTCAATTAACCACCACCTGCGAACCCATCTTCAAGCTGCTGAGAAAGAACAACCCAGAAAAGTGGAACAAAGAGTGTCAAGtggcctttgaaaaaataaaggagTACCTTTTGAATCCCCCAGTACTAGTGCCACCAGTACCCGGAAGGCCTTTAATCTTGTACTTGGCGATTTCAGGAAACTCCATGGGTTGCGTATTGGGCCAGCATGATGAGACCGGGAGGAAAGAAAGGGCCATTTATTACCTTAGTAAGAAGTTCACAGATTATGAGTCTAAGTACTCTGATCTGGAAAAAACATGTTGCGCTTTGGTATGGACGGTCAGTAGGCTGAGGCAATACACCTTGTATTACTCCACTTGGCTGATCTCCAAAATGGACCCAATCAAGTACGTGTTTGAAAAGCCCGTAGTAACTGGACGAGTAGCACGATGGCAGATGTTGTTGACGGAATATGATATTTCTTATGTCACCAGGAAAGCTATCAAAGGTAGTGTCATTGCCGAATACCTAGCTGAAAGAGCCGTGGAGGATTACCAACCTATGGAGTTCGAATTCCCAGACCAGAATATAAACTCCCTAACCCAAGAGGAAGAAGACTTCGAAGAATGGAGGATGTTGTTCGATGGGGCGGTCAATGTTTGGGGACGTGGGATAGGCGCAGTGCTCATATCACCAGATGGGAAACATTATCCGGTGGTAGCTAAGCTCATCTTCCTTTGTACTAACAACATAGCCGAATACGAGGCATGTATATTGGGTTTGCAGACCGCTTTAGATCGGGGTGTCAAGCGACTAATAGTAAGAGGAGACTCGGCCTTAGTCATTCACCAGCTAACCGGAGAATGGGAAACTCGCGATTCCAAGTTAGTACCGTATCGAGAGTACATTCAAAAGATAATAGAAAGGTTTGACAGTATCAGTTTCTCTCACACACCAAGAGAAAACAATGTAATGTCTGATGCACTAGCCACACTGGCAGCTTTATTCAAGGTAGAAGAAGGGGTGAAGATCGAAGCTATTCATATCAGAGTACAACCCGAACCTGCCTACTGCACGGTGATAGAGGAGGCCGACGGAAAACCGTGgttttatgatatcaaaacctacaTCCAGAAAAATGAGTATCCCGAAGGGGCATCCAATAATGATCGGAGGACTATTAGAAGGTTGGCCATGGGTTTCTTCTTAGATGGTGAagttttgtacaaaagaaatcatgACATGACCCTCCTACGGTGTGTAGAGGCACAGGAAGCCCAACAAGTCACGCGTGAGGTTCACGAGGGAGTCTGCGGTACCCACGCTGGAGGCCACTCATTGGCACGAAAAATACTTAGGAGTGGGTattattggatgaccatggagaGAGATTGCATTGACTACGCCCGAAAGTGCCATAAGTGCCAAGTTTACGGTGATCGGATCCAAGTCCCACCAGCCCCACTTCATGTTCTCTCCGCACCTTGGCCCTTTTCAgcctggggcatggatgtgatcgggCCAATAAGCCCAAAAGCCAGTAATGGACACCGTTTCATCTTTGTGGCAATCGATTATTTCACTAAATGGGTAGAAGCCGCCTCGTATTCCAGTATCACACAGAATGTAGTGAGTCGTTTCGTCAAAAGAGAGTTGATCTGCCGGTACGGAGTTCCTGAGAGAATAATCACGGATAATGCCAAGAACCTGAACAACGCAGTAATGACCAAGCTATGCAATCAGTTCAAGGTTAAGCATCACAATTCAACGCCTTATAGACCACAGATGAATGGCGCGGTGGAAGCAGCCAACAAAAACATTAAGAACATTTTggagaagatgacagaaacttaCAGAGATTGGCATGACAAGCTTCCCTTCGCCCTAATGGCTTACAGGACTACGACTAGAACCTCCACGGGCGCTACTCCCTTCTCTTTGGTGTACGGAATGGAGGCAGTGGTCCCTGTAGAAGTTGAGATCCCATCTCTAAGAGTTCTAAAAGAAGTAGAGTTGGCTGAGGCAGAGTGGGTACAATCCCGATATGACCAGTTAAACTTGATTGAGGAGAAAAGGATGGCCGCCATGGCCCATGGACAACTATACCAAAGAAGGATGATGAGAGCGTTTAACCGAAAAGTGCGGCCCCGACAGTTTCAAGAGGGGGACCTAGTGCTGAAAAAGATTTTACCGATTCATACAGACCCTCGTGGCAAGTGGACACCAAACTATGAAGGGCCTTACGTTGTAAAGAAGGCGTTCTCAGGAGGTGCCCTGCTGTTAGCAAATATGGACGGAACTGACCTATTGCACCCTGTTAACTCTGAtgctgtaaagaaatattatgcctaa